The proteins below come from a single Borreliella afzelii genomic window:
- a CDS encoding response regulator encodes MEMIIKDKAFEVENQKLLIVDDSPTNLDLLVNILQDAYEVEVATNGLDALKQVERDSPDLVLLDIGLPDINGYEVCRRLKSDPDTKEIPVIFISSRSSTDAQLEGFNVGGVDYILKPFNSRIIDARVKTHLELKRLRDYFKSLSRIDGLTQIPNRRFFMDKFSKSWMKALESKEIVIVGMLDIDNFKNYNDNYGHTNGDECLKLIAKALYKVALKYKIDVARYGGEEFIFFSVNKSLSEMIGIIKTMIDDIKCLRIVHEHSSTSSIVTVSIGLAQEIPIDNNFTNIIKLADSKLYEAKVSGRNQFRY; translated from the coding sequence GTGGAAATGATAATTAAAGATAAAGCTTTTGAAGTGGAGAATCAGAAGCTTTTAATTGTGGATGATTCTCCTACCAATTTAGATTTATTGGTAAATATATTGCAAGATGCTTATGAGGTTGAAGTTGCAACAAATGGACTTGATGCTTTAAAGCAAGTTGAAAGAGATAGTCCTGATCTTGTGCTTCTTGACATAGGTCTTCCGGATATTAATGGTTATGAGGTATGTAGAAGGCTAAAAAGTGATCCTGATACTAAAGAGATTCCCGTAATTTTTATTAGTTCAAGAAGCTCTACAGATGCTCAGCTTGAGGGATTTAACGTTGGTGGAGTGGATTATATTTTAAAGCCTTTTAATAGTCGAATAATTGACGCTAGAGTTAAGACGCATCTTGAATTAAAGCGGTTAAGAGACTATTTTAAAAGCTTATCTAGAATCGATGGGCTTACTCAGATTCCAAACAGAAGATTTTTTATGGATAAATTTTCTAAGTCGTGGATGAAAGCTTTAGAAAGTAAAGAAATAGTAATTGTTGGGATGTTAGATATTGATAATTTTAAAAATTATAATGATAATTATGGCCACACTAATGGTGATGAGTGTCTTAAATTAATTGCTAAAGCTTTATATAAGGTGGCTTTAAAATATAAAATAGATGTTGCTCGATATGGAGGAGAGGAATTTATTTTTTTTTCTGTTAATAAGAGTCTAAGTGAAATGATTGGCATTATTAAAACAATGATTGATGATATAAAGTGCTTAAGAATAGTTCATGAGCATAGTAGTACTTCTAGTATTGTAACTGTTTCAATTGGTCTTGCTCAGGAAATTCCTATTGATAACAATTTTACTAATATCATAAAGCTTGCTGATAGCAAGCTTTATGAAGCTAAAGTTTCTGGAAGGAATCAGTTTAGATATTAA